Within the Aythya fuligula isolate bAytFul2 chromosome 19, bAytFul2.pri, whole genome shotgun sequence genome, the region tcgTGTGGCACCACCATCCTCACCCCTCATCCCCCGTGAGCATCACCCCACAGCCCCGTCCCCACAGAGCTGTTCCCTTTCCTTCCAGATGTGGACGAGTGTGCCGGCCGGAGCCACGGCTGCAGTCAGCTCTGCGTCAACACGGCCGGGAGCTTCCGCTGCGCCTGCCGGGACGGCTTCAGCCTCGCTGCTGACCACAAGGCGTGCCAACCCGCCGGGCTGGGCCCCGGGCCAGGAACCTTCAGCCAAGCAGGTAACCTTCTGctgaggcagcacagccccagctgctcgGGGCCTTTGATGCAAGCTGGGATTACCTCTCGGCATCACAAGGTGGCTGGAGCAGGACTGgcaagagaaaggagaggggacagcagccagcacccatCAGCTTTATTCCCAGTGACCCAAGAGACCCCAAAAAACACCCTCGTGCACAAGTTTGGTGACAGAGCCCGCTGTGGCATGcggtggctggggctggggccgtgcTCTCCATCATCATCGTCGTCGTTCTTCTCGCAGGGCACGTCTGGAGCCACGAGGAGCATCGGGCGCTGCTGGTGACGGCCCATTATTACTTTTGGTACGCGCTGTGACACTTCAAACTCGTACCGTGAGTAATAATGCGCTGTGGCCAGCACTGGCATCGTGAGGGCAAGACCTGggagagcagggcagcccccggcACGTGCCCCGCCACCTGCCTGCCTTTGTCCCACCTCCAGGGTCCTCAGCAGGGACAATCCTTGGAGCCGAGAGGGacagggcagagctggctgctaaCTGATCTCCTGACAACATGGGCATTTTGTCCTTTAAGCATCGAAGCCTGAAATGCTCCCCCACCTTGTTCTAGGTactccagcagccaggagaggcgTGCTCACAGTAGCACCAGGTCCGTGCTCGGAGCAGGCGTTGGATCTGGTTCCTGAGCCCTGGGGatgcaggaggggagcagcaagcagcagtgctTGGCCTGAGCCCAGCACGTCCCACTTCACCTCGGGTAAATTTCAGGTTTTTACTAACCGACCTTTTCTTGGTCATATTTTTTCAGGCCCCTCCAatgaaatgaaggaagaaatgaaggacCTGAAGAGCAGAGTGGAAGCGCTGGAGGAGGTGGGTGTTCGGTGCACCCCTctgccccttccttcccctccctgccatggCCCACGGCCGTGCACAGCCGGCTCCAACCCCGGGCTGTGTGCAGCCAGGCTTTCCCTCCACCCCTGCTCTATTTTTAACGCCACGCCGGCCTCACACAGGCAGGGATCAGGCAAGGATCCCAGCTGTGCTCCACGCTGCTGCAGAGCCTCACAGTGGCTCTTGCAGCACGGTGTCCCTTTGAACACAACCAAACGCCCCTCCAGCACCGCTCCTGGCCGAGGAGGGCACGCTGACAGCTCCCCTTCTCCCCGCAGAAACTCCAGCTGGTGCTGGCCCCCTTCCACAACCTCGTGACATCTGAGCCCGAGGACGTCGGCGCGGACCCCATCAGCCGGCTGTCCCACTCCCTGCAGCAACTGGACAGAATCGACTCGCTGAGCGAGCAGATCTCCTTCCTCGAGGAGCGGCTGGAGACGTGTAAGTGCCCGGAGGAAGGGGGATTGCAGCGTGGCACTCCGTCCCTCCACGTTTCTCCCCACGCAGCCAAACGCCGCTAACCCTGCCTCGGACCTCAGCCCAGGGCTCTGCTTTgccagcagcctggggctggtggtgccctggggcagggaggaggcgCGGAGGTTGGCCCCAGATGCAAGCCAGCCAGAGCAGTAACGCACACGCCACTATTAATCTGCATCTCCCCTCAAACTCGGCAGCCTGTAATTAATAAAAGATGAACACAAACAGCCCATTAGCTTCATTTCAAAGACGTCTTTGAGGCTGCAGCATCTGATTGCCCTCGTAGCATCCAGAATAGCAAGACCAGCACACGGAAACGTGGCTCTGaggcagaagcaggaggagCCCACCATGAGCAGTGGCTCACATCTTAGTCAGCACCTTCACCAGCTCCGTTCCCTTCCTCTAGCATTGTAACTTAGTCTGGGGTGAAATGAAAAGAATCCCAAACTTGTAGGAAATTAATAGTCCAAAAAGGCAATCAGGAAAGTTTAGGGAGCGTGCTGAAGCTGGCAGATTTATGAGCCTGGGAAGTTTTAGGCATGTTTCTTCTTGAAGTCTATAGAGCAATCCTTTGCCATGCAGCACACCAGAGGAGGTGTCTTGGTAGCAAACTGAGCAGATTTGAGCAAGAGATGCTGGCGAGAGCTGTCGGTGTGACCGAATGCAGTGTGTCCTGCCTGGCATGCTCCCCTTTATTTTGATCTGCAGCTTGTAGGCAATTTGCAGCTAATTTTCCCATGAAAAAATTCCAGTCCGGCGTTCCCAGAACCCAACCATGGTTTGGCTGGCTCAGGAGCtggtgtgcagcagcagcctgctgctaaCTGCAGAGGGGTTAGATGGAGAGACAAAGGGGCAGCGAGGTTTCAGGGCATATCCAGTCCCAGCTCACTGCTTGTGGTAATGGCTTGGATGTAAAAGACTTCAAAGAGCTTGCTTGAAGCTTCAAAAtgaccctttaaaaaaaataatctcagaaaGGGGTAATTATCAGACCCAGCAGTGTCACACAGCAGACCAAGTTTCCTGGCATTGTcctgtacatattattagtgACAGCAGCGAGGAATGTGAGTAACATCACAAGGTAACGTGGATTTCTTCCAAGGGATGACTGCAGAGCCCTGAAATTAGCTTCTCCCAAGCCTGCTCCAGCAAGCAAAGCGTGCTTCTGTCCCTCCCATGTTCTTGGAAGTCCCCAGAGGACACAAGACCGTTCCTTCTCTCCAGTGAGCGGTGGGGTTTGCAGGGCATCCCTTGGAGAGTGACGTAGCCATCCATTTTCTGTGCCTTGTGAAGCGTAACGCAAAGGTATAACTGCACCCCTCGATTCTCTGCCCAGTGGGGCTGTGTTAAAGCCTCTTCCTTAAACCACCGGTGAGGGCACGAGGTCAGATCTCAAGCCGTGACCGCTTGAGCCCCTCCAGGCCTGCATTACCCCGCTTAGCACAGCCCGTGTCAGCGCTCAGCAGGCCGCTGACAGccagctggcagccagcagcaccactgccTTGGCTGCTCTGCGGCcgcagctccttccccagcccacaAAACCTCCCTGGGCTCCTGCTTGGGCCAGCCGAGGCGCTGGGGGCTTCAGCGAGCGGCAGAGCCTGCTTCCAATTACTTCCaattccacaggctgcagtcgGGACAGGCTGGTCCCAGCCTTATTGTCACTGCTGTCCCCACCTCGGGACGCTTTGTGCAGGACTCCCCAGGCCGGGGAGGCGAGCGCCACGCtcccaaaggcagcaggagggagccaGCAGGGCGTTGTTGGCAAAGGGAAGCCAGCAAAAACAGGTGACATTTATAAAGGTCTAGGGCAGCCCCATCATTCCGGGGGAAGGAGACAGTGAGAGGATTTAGCACCTTCTGGAAGATGGGGATTGGTTATGGGCAGAACCCTGCAAAAACCTGGGTGCTTCTGCGCTTCTGTGCCCATCACAAGCGTGGTTGGAGACATCCAGTGCAGGTTTTGCCTGCAGGTGCTGAAAGGCTGACTCTTGGTGGGTGCAGCCTGCTGTAACAGGTTGTAGTTGTGTGATACGAACCCCCAGGGAGTCAGGCAGTGCTCCCCAGCCCACGCACACCTCTCTGGCCAAGCAGTGGCACAGGAGATCTGCATTAGCTACGAGCCAGGTGCTGTCACCACACCAAACCCCGGGGAACAACACTGCTGggtttattgatttatttttcgTCTTCCCAGGTTCCTGCAAGAACGAACTCTAGCTGAGCGCCTGAGGAACTGGAAGAAGCGGAGCGCATCCGTAGCTTTTATCTCACTCTCCAGCCACGGGCTGGGGCTGAAGCCACATCATCCACAGGAAGACACAGGGTAGCAGGAGAAGGCTGGTTCCCCATCAGCATCTCCGGCGTTTTCTCTTGCAGCTCGCCTTACCGAAGGTCACGCGGTTCCTTCCAAACTGGACTCCTAACCCTCGAGCATCCCgccccactgctgctggaggggcagaCAATAAATTGCCTTACCTCGTGCCGTTCATGGTGCCTGGCTGGCTCTACGTGAGGCCGTGCGGTGCTCGGTGCTGCTTGGTTTTTACTTGGCATCACCCAGAGACGTTGCCCACGGAGCttggggcacggggggggggctgtgctgcGTGCCCAGCACCAAttcccagcagagcacagccccagcagggcagggcagttGTCCTCCACGTCCCTCCTGACTGCTCAGGGACAGGGGTGCTTGGGGACCTTcctccccctgcagccagcactggcagggggctgctgctttgtgtctCCTCAGGgtagctgctgcagcagcttgcTTTGAAATTACCTGCTTAATTCAGTCATCTTTGCCACCCCCGAGCCCCGTAGAGCAGTAAAGATGATGCTTTTACACCAGCCTGAAGGCACGGAGTCTGGTTTTACCTGCTGCAATGCAAAACCTTTCCCCGTGACACTCCCGTCGTCCACACAGAGCAGCCAGGGACAAACCTGTGCAGCTCAGCCATGCCAGCAGGGTGCTGCCAAGCAGGGGACCTGTCCCCTGCACACCTGGTTTTGGGGCTGAGGGCTGACAAACCCATTTATTTACCCTGGCactgtgctggctgtgggggTATAGCTGGTGTCTCCCTGCCCTACAGCCGCCTCCCAGCCCTGTTTGCTCAAGCCCAAGGTCGCAggtgcagcagagcagatggGACCGACCACGTATGAGGCTTTCCTACCaccacagctgcaggaggagccccGTGGGCATGGccatgctgcagggctgtgatAAAATAAAGCCTGCTGCTGCACACACCGAGGCTGTGGACCTGTTACTGGGGGGAAGGAGCTCCCCAGGACCCTGCTTTGAGATGGGTTTGGGGCTACTGAGACAGCTTCCTGGGGGTCTCCGTCCTCCCgccccagcccaggcaggggCTGTCAAAACAAGGCTGTGAAATTGCCATCAGATCCCCAAACCCTCCCCCTGCCGGGTCAGCACCCTTCCTTTCACcagccttcctcccccagctcccacacAAGACCAGGACTctcctttatttaaataaccaaaggtgtactttttttttttttcttttttcttttaaagcaaatacatCATTCTCACCCCAATTAAAAGCGAGCAGCAGACAAGGCCCGGAGGCACCCCTCCCTCTtcccaggtgctgcaggagTCGTCCCCCGTGGCTGCTCTCCTGGGACCCATCTGGGTTTAACCTCTCTGACAGCCGCTCGCCTGCCGCTCTTACAAAGTGCTGGTTGAGTTTCCATCCTCCCACCCCGACCCATCCCACGGGTCTGACACCTGAGACTGTACCGTGAAGCCCCCCCCGTAAAGCCCCAGGCAAGGCTTTACCCCCAAAAATGCCCTGCGAGCCCGCTTCCACCAGCGCAGCCACAGACAGGCTGCAAGACCCGGCTGTACGGGGTACCCAAGCAGCCCCAGGGGGCTCACCTCGAGGTGTTGCCCCTTTAGCAGGGGTGCTGAAGCCTCCCCACACCCTGGAAGCACCCCCGTGAGCCAGCCCTGCTCTTCTCAGAGGGCATCAGCGCTCCTGGAGCTCCTAGCAAGGGATCCAGGAGCCCTGCTGGTCCCCTACCCCGGAGCACAGGGGAAACCCCGTTAGCTGAACTCCTGCTCTGAGCACGGAGCTTATTTCCCCCCAGGGGAAGAGCCGAAGCCTTCCCAGCTCCGTTGCTCGTTACAGATGCAGCTCACACACCCCGTGGCTCCTCCTGAGTTTTGCATCTCTCTCTCGGAGCAGCAGCTCCGCCGAGCTCAGCCCACAGACAAGGGAGAGGCACCATCTTTCGGCCAGTGCTGACCATGACAAGGCTGCGACAGGAGCCCCCTGCCTCTGGAACAAGCACCACAGGCACCGGGATGCTCACTGcgaggggctggagcagagagcacagcagggagctggcagaaaCTTGCACCGAGGAAGCACTGGGGCAGCCCGGGTGCGTGTCCCGCAGCGTCCAGGGGCTTGTCCTGAGCGCAGCTTGGCAGACCCTAACAGATCTGGGCTGTTTTTAATCAGGCTGTGGCTCTGAATGCCAGCAGCAGGCGTGGGGTCTCATTCAGAAGATGATTTCTGGCAAGGCTGGGCAGCACTCAGACAGCCCCAGCCCGCGTATGCTGGCTTGGGGAGCCTACAgcttcccctgcactgctgcacCCCTCAGTGACCAAGAGCACTCGTTCAGATAAAGGAAATCTGAGCCCTAAGAGACATTTAAAAGGCTGTGTGCACTCCCCTTTTCAGCCCACCTGAAGTTATTGGCCTTGGGAGCTTTCCACAAAGTGCAAAAGGCTTGGCTCAAGAGCGCCTGGGCAACGCAAAGCCCCGGCACAAGGCGCTGCTGAGACCCAAGGGCATCTCTCAGAGACAGCCGggagctctgccctgcccaggGAGGACACTGTGCTCCCAGCACGCACAGAGTTGGGCTTTTTACCCAATTTTCAGCTTGGTCTGAGCAGCGTCATGTGCACGTTGCTGCCTGGTGGCTTTCCACCTGGGGCCGTACAGGGCCAGCACCTAACGCAGGcgtggggacacggggcagagcccagcctccAGCCAGGCTTTCTTCATCgccccacagcagctgcccGAGCTGGGGAACTCACCTCTCTGTCATCGAGCCCTTTGGTAGCACAAGTTTGATGcctgagaaatacagaaaaaaggaGACGTTTCATTGCAAGATAATGTACCCAGAAGAGAAATCCGCTCAATGGGGAACCTCAGCGCTGGCTCAACACGCCTCGTGTGCCAGTCCACGATGTCCCCAGAGTTAGAAGTCACTGCAGAAGAGAAGTTCCTTGGGTATTTGGCAACAGACAGGTCCCTTCAGCCACCACCGCATGGTGACGCCACTGGAGGAGCATCTAGGACGAGTCCTTCACCTCTCCTGGGCGGCCGGACAGCCTGAAGAGGGTGGCCCTCATGGTGCGGTAGCATCTGTCGGTGAGCTCAGAGACATCGTCGGATGTCAGGCCTTTGGTCTCTATCGGAGGCAGAACCTCGACCTTGATTTTGCCTGGGAAGACAAGAAGAGGCTGTGAGAAGCCCCCCACGCGATGGGagcgctgctccctgccctcccaggACACCTTcaccccctgcccggccctCACCCCCAGGCACCCGGCCCTGCCAGCACAGGGCGCGCTGCCCTCAGGGGGAGGGATCGCTCTGGGAATCAGGCCCTGTCCTGAGCAGCTGCACAAAGCAAACAGCGAAGCATTTCCCATGCCCCAgtctgcagggcagggcaggagaggaggctgcagcttcTGGCAGCGTCGTGCTTTGGGTTAGGCCCCTCTGCTCCAGAGGAGCTCAGCCCACGGGCACAGCCAAGCCCTAGCCACACGTCAGGGTGTAAATCCACATCAGGACCGGGTGTAAATCCACATCAGGACCCACCACTCTCCTGAACGACTGCAGCAACGCCTGCTCTGCAGGGTTTTCAGCCAAGGCTGGGACGAGCACGCGGGGCTCAGCCTGGGCCAGGTGCTCCCTCCATCTGCTCCTACCCGGCCTCCTGCCTTTGGCTGGCTCCGTTGAGCCAGGCACGGAGCACACAGAGCTCCCAGAACTGGAGCTACTGATCCAAGCTGGGTGAAAGCCAATTTTCTGCCCGGCACTTTCACTGACAGCCTCCCGAGCACTGACACAACTCGCAGAGGGGTCCCTGCTCTGAAAGGCCTGCAGGCAGACCCTGCTTGCTTCTTCCCCAGAGCCTGAGCCCTCATCCCTGGCTGTGCCAGCTACGAGAGGGCGAGGTGGTGccccttttttaatgaaaacttggCACGTTTAATCGCATTCTTTCCCGAGTTAACCCAGCCCAGGCTGCGGTGCCAAGCATTTGAACTGCCTCCACGCATctgccagcagggctcctgctgctccgCACCGCTTCCCTCCCACACGGAGATGGCATCGCCCCCGTCTCTGCAAGGTTTCCTTCGTACCTGATGTGAACAGATTCTTCTTTGGGTTATAgaaggtggtgaaggaggaGTACACCACGGGGATCACCGGGACcttggggaggaagaggggaaaagggaaaagttaCTCGCACTGCAGCatcccagggcagggcagagacAAGCCGTGAACGAGTCCCAGGCAACGGGGCCGGCTCTGGGCCTTTTGGGGTGCACAGCCCCATAGGGGAGGCTACACTTCAGCCCTAGACAGCGCTCAGCCTGGCTCCTTCCAGGGCAGGCTTCAAAAGGCAGGTAGTTTCCGACCTGCAAGCATTACAAGGTGCCTGTTTGGACAGGCCTCCTGTGCTGGGTCAGCACGAGCGTGGGGCAGGCCAGGCGCTGCGCCTTCAGCTGCTCACAGGGCGTCATCGGCTGCAccccccctgctcccaggggaGCCTCCGACAGGCAGAGACACGGCCAGGAGGGCAAGCACAGAGCCACGGTGCTCCAGTGCTGCTAACACAGGCAGGATCTGCAGCTGGTGACTCACGGGGAGTGTAAACAGAGCTGGGTGCCGTTTCCGCCAGCAGCCCTTCCCGCTGGCCCCACCAACCAGCCCCGGCAGGAGCAAGGGTGGCACAATTCGGGCTCCACCTGGGCTTGTACCAACACCCCGGGGCTCCAGTTGGACACCACCACTCCTTGAGGAGTGCCAAGAGCCCAGAGCCAAGGAACGGGTTGTTCCCCCGCTGACTGCTCACAGGTCTTGTCATTTTGGGGTGGGAAGGCATTTTAAGGCAATGCGGAGCGGTGCCATATGGCTGCCTGGGAAGAAGCAGCTTTTTCTACAAAGAGCGAGCCCAGATGTTGCTCTGAAGCTTGAGCTTTAATAAACCCAAATCAACACTTCGCTCTCGCAGCCTGGGGGATTGAGAAAGGAATTGACAGCTTTGGGATCCTCCAGGTTGAGCTGCGGAGGCGCAGGGCCCGCTGGGCTCCCTGCCAGGGGCGagctctgccaggagctgcccacGAGCCAGCCCGGAGGGCCTGACCCtaaagcagctctgctcagggATCAGGTGTGCCCGTCCCCATGCTCTGCCCTCCAGATGGGACACCAGGACCACAGTGCTGGGGTGGTCAGCAGAGGGGACACGGCAGCTTGtccgctgcctgcagccacctgcTCCAAGTGGTCACGTTGCTCCTGCAGAGGGAGAGGCTCTCAGCTCTCGCTGGGCAGTGCTTGTGACACCTAATGGTGGTTTAACGGAGGAGCACAGCTTCCTTGAGAGCAAACTGGCCCCGTGACTGCACAACCCGTCTGCAAAACCTTCCAGGGTCCCCCCACGCAGGGGCAAAGCGCTGTTACCTGCGCCTGGACGGCGACGTGAAACGCTCCCTTCTTGAACGGCAGCAAATCCCCGGTGCAGTTCCTCGTGCCCTCTGGGTACACCCACACCTTCACCTGCAGGCGGGGAGATAAGGCCCTGCTCCAGCGATCCCCTCGCAGCACCCAATCCCTGccggaggaggcagcagcagggctgccacgTCCCCCAGCCCGCCCCGGCCACACTCACGTTATCGGTCGCCATCGTCTTGGCCACCTCCGCCATCACCATCTTGGCACTGCTGGTGCTCTTCCTGTTGATGAAGATGACACCCCCGAGGTAGATGATGAGCCCCACGGTGCCGGCGTACATCAGCTCCTTCTTCCCCACCTGGACACAGTTGTCGGGCAGGACCTCCATCAGCCCTAACGTGACGGCAGAGGGTGAGACCCAGCAGCCACCCCCCATTCCCAAGCGCCTGCACTTGGACGGGACAAGAGACACGATCCGAGGCGGGGAGGGGATTGTGATGGCTCAGGGCGAGAGGAGAAACCCTTCCTGAACCCAGCACCGAGAGAGAAAGCTGGCCCAGCTGCCTCGGTAGCGTAGAGCAgtgccagggcaggggggctgcgtggccagcagggtttCCCAGCTGGCGATCAAGAGAAGCGCTCCCTCCCTCGGGCCAGCTCCTCACCCATCATGTCGAGGATGCTCTGGTGGTTGGACACGATGATGGCCGGGCCCTCCACCTCGAAGTTCTCCAGTCCTTTCACCTCAAACCTCAGGCCGAAGAAGTACTTGAAGGTCTTGACTACGGTTTTGATGAtcctggggaagagaaaagagaagaggagagtggtcagacagcagctgggcaggggtGTAACGGGGTCTGCTGCACCGTGCAGCACCAGAGGGGGTGGAAGGAGGTGAGAATCGTGTTCCAGCCAGCCTCCAGTCTCATTTGCCCTTGGTTCACCTAGGTGCCTGTCCTGCATGACTGGTCCCATGTGCCCAAGGTGCTTCGGTTGCTAAGCACGGCCCTCTCCAGCGGGGAAATTTCTGGAAGCCTGGGGGAAGCCGAGTAACTTTGAGCCTGGACCACTCCCATCCCTTTATCACTGCCCGTTTCCCTCTGCATCACGATCTGCCCCAACGCCACCGACGCTTtcctgctgcagtcagcagagcCCCACAACCTGCTCTGACAGCTCTTCTAGGAACTGCCACTCCCCAGCACACGGCCACCAGCCTGCACCTTGCACCCGAGGAGTGCTCTGCTAACCCTGCACACTGCCCTGCTGGcaggtgctgctcagcaggacCACCACCAGCGGGGTTGTCCTTACCCTAGGGGATGCCAAGAAAGGAGGAGAACAAAGGCAAGAAGCACGTCCTGGTACAACAAAAGGCTGCAAGCAGTAAACGGGGTGCTCCCCACGCAGCTTGGCCTCGGGGAAGTGCCCCTGGCAAAGCCACCTTCAAGCCAAGAGCTTCCTCCTGCCAGTTTGGTCCCCCAGTGCACCTTCAGGTCCGTCCACCAAGCTCCTGGCTTTCTTCCCTAGTGCCTGAAGGTCAGGGGCTGGCAGAAGGCCCCAGCAGCTCGGCTCAGCCCTGCCAACGCATCCCGCGGGTGCTGTGCCCTTGCTGAGCACGGACAGCCCGGGTTCAGGGGCCAAGCCCCTGGCAGCACCACCCACGGCCACCACCCCTGggcaggtgggagctggggacCCTCCAACTGTGCCAAAGGACACGGGCAGAAGCTGGCAGCACACGAGGGCTATTTTGGGCAGGGGAGCAGCCATTTGCCAGGACGGGAGGTGGAGGAGCTTGCACAGGAGCAaagcccccaggagcagccaccagcacagctctgcctcccctAGAGCAGGTCTGTGAGcatccagcagcacccagacaCCCTGCACCTTCTCCCTGCAGACAGGGGATGGagtttttctccctgctg harbors:
- the AGPAT2 gene encoding 1-acyl-sn-glycerol-3-phosphate acyltransferase beta, with the translated sequence MGTCPPSSRHTRRITQADQLQVCSALSPESSPAGGSSAAVWWLPDTRVSDTEIEQSPLRSRVGHQEKPWASDFALPEQPGQPPPHFHWHKIHQKRIIKTVVKTFKYFFGLRFEVKGLENFEVEGPAIIVSNHQSILDMMGLMEVLPDNCVQVGKKELMYAGTVGLIIYLGGVIFINRKSTSSAKMVMAEVAKTMATDNVKVWVYPEGTRNCTGDLLPFKKGAFHVAVQAQVPVIPVVYSSFTTFYNPKKNLFTSGKIKVEVLPPIETKGLTSDDVSELTDRCYRTMRATLFRLSGRPGEVKDSS
- the EGFL7 gene encoding epidermal growth factor-like protein 7, which gives rise to MPRLSCLLSGLAFILSTTSTEGFARAGRRACAAEPRSRTAAYTESHVQPVYQPYLTTCQGHRLCSTYRTIYKVAYRQVYRQVPQHVASCCPGWSRASSHALSCNTALCQVPCQNGGRCAFPGRCSCPPGWTGLSCQTDVDECAGRSHGCSQLCVNTAGSFRCACRDGFSLAADHKACQPAGLGPGPGTFSQAGPSNEMKEEMKDLKSRVEALEEKLQLVLAPFHNLVTSEPEDVGADPISRLSHSLQQLDRIDSLSEQISFLEERLETCSCKNEL